The proteins below come from a single Iocasia fonsfrigidae genomic window:
- a CDS encoding IS91 family transposase, whose product MDNLIELISIMKRKEIQKQHTIKKIFTHNNNWKIFKDNRLSEVVPADMIDDVIEQVERALGCGNPENGYTLYKCLECGHEHIIGFSCKSRFCVRCGKKYIDNWVEKQVENILDTSHRHLVFTLPEQLRGYVYWHRDLLKDMCDAVNELIQDYYDKQSKEKEYQVGVITVVHTFGRDVGFNPHIHALLTEGALDKYKQWKHIGYISYPYLRKSWQKVLLNIFRKYFKEGLKVQNLVRELYQKYPNGFYVNAESRLINARGATRYIGRYLARPAMAEYRILEYDGKKVRFWYEDHNTKKRKELLLDVLDFIGRLIMHVPKKYFKMVRRYGLYSRGFNKKVKKIVSLWKYMKKRQLKLIVVEKKKRVMRWRENIIKSFDRDPLICRKCGSEMVLYEIWSPKHDFIYHFEHTDENGRHIKRYPWEEDPRIERRKRARQLGTTIPFPGPPRRMVCL is encoded by the coding sequence GTGGATAACTTAATAGAATTAATAAGTATTATGAAAAGAAAAGAGATACAAAAACAACATACGATTAAAAAAATATTTACTCATAATAATAACTGGAAAATCTTTAAGGATAACAGATTATCAGAAGTGGTTCCAGCTGATATGATAGATGATGTAATTGAACAGGTTGAAAGGGCATTGGGTTGTGGAAATCCTGAAAATGGATATACTTTATATAAATGTCTTGAATGTGGTCATGAGCATATAATTGGATTTAGCTGTAAAAGTCGTTTTTGTGTACGATGTGGCAAGAAATATATAGATAATTGGGTTGAGAAACAAGTAGAGAATATACTTGATACAAGTCATAGACATTTAGTATTTACATTACCAGAACAATTAAGAGGGTATGTATATTGGCATAGAGATTTATTGAAAGATATGTGCGATGCAGTAAATGAATTAATTCAAGATTACTATGATAAACAATCAAAGGAAAAAGAATATCAAGTTGGAGTAATAACAGTAGTTCATACTTTTGGGAGGGATGTAGGGTTTAATCCTCATATCCATGCTCTATTAACAGAAGGAGCATTAGATAAATATAAGCAGTGGAAGCATATTGGATATATTTCATATCCATATTTAAGAAAGTCATGGCAGAAAGTATTACTTAATATATTTCGAAAGTATTTCAAAGAGGGCTTAAAGGTTCAGAATTTAGTAAGAGAACTGTATCAAAAATATCCTAATGGATTTTATGTAAATGCTGAATCTAGACTAATTAATGCTAGAGGTGCAACTAGATATATTGGTAGATATCTAGCACGTCCAGCTATGGCTGAATATAGAATACTAGAGTATGATGGTAAGAAGGTAAGGTTTTGGTATGAAGACCATAATACGAAAAAAAGAAAAGAATTACTGCTTGATGTATTAGACTTTATAGGTAGATTGATAATGCATGTACCTAAAAAGTATTTTAAGATGGTAAGAAGATATGGGTTATATAGTAGAGGTTTTAATAAAAAAGTAAAAAAGATAGTATCACTATGGAAATACATGAAGAAAAGACAGTTAAAACTAATAGTGGTAGAAAAGAAAAAAAGAGTAATGAGATGGCGAGAAAATATTATAAAAAGTTTTGATAGAGACCCATTAATATGTAGGAAATGTGGTTCGGAGATGGTATTATATGAGATATGGAGTCCTAAACATGATTTTATTTATCATTTTGAACATACAGATGAAAATGGACGACATATAAAAAGATATCCATGGGAGGAGGATCCTAGAATTGAAAGACGAAAAAGAGCGAGACAACTGGGAACTACCATTCCATTCCCCGGACCACCAAGAAGAATGGTATGTTTATAG
- a CDS encoding IS91 family transposase, whose amino-acid sequence MDNLIELISIMKRKEIQKQHTIKKIFTHNNNWKIFKDNRLSEVVPADMIDDVIEQVERALGCGNPENGYTLYKCLECGHEHIIGFSCKSRFCVRCGKKYIDNWVEKQVENILDTSHRHLVFTLPEQLRGYVYWHRDLLKDMCDAVNELIQDYYDKQSKEKEYQVGVITVVHTFGRDVGFNPHIHALLTEGALDKYKQWKHIGYISYPYLRKSWQKVLLNIFRKYFKEDLKVQNLVRELYQKYPNGFYVNAESRLINARGATRYIGRYLARPAMAEYRILEYDGKKVRFWYEDHNTKKRKELLLDVLDFIGRLIMHVPKKYFKMVRRYGLYSRGFNKKVKKIVSLWKYMKKRQLKLIVVEKKKRVMRWRENIIKSFDRDPLICRKCGSEMVLYEIWSPKHDFIYHFEHTDENGRHIKRYPWEEDPRIERRKRARQLGTTIPFPGPPRRMVCL is encoded by the coding sequence GTGGATAACTTAATAGAATTAATAAGTATTATGAAAAGAAAAGAGATACAAAAACAACATACGATTAAAAAAATATTTACTCATAATAATAACTGGAAAATCTTTAAAGATAACAGATTATCAGAAGTGGTTCCAGCTGATATGATAGATGATGTAATTGAACAGGTTGAAAGGGCATTGGGTTGTGGAAATCCTGAAAATGGATATACTTTATATAAATGTCTTGAATGTGGTCATGAGCATATAATTGGATTTAGCTGTAAAAGTCGTTTTTGTGTACGATGTGGCAAGAAATATATAGATAATTGGGTTGAGAAACAAGTAGAGAATATACTTGATACAAGTCATAGACATTTAGTATTTACATTACCAGAACAATTAAGAGGGTATGTATATTGGCATAGAGATTTATTGAAAGATATGTGCGATGCAGTAAATGAATTAATTCAAGATTACTATGATAAACAATCAAAGGAAAAAGAATATCAAGTTGGAGTAATAACAGTAGTTCATACTTTTGGGAGGGATGTAGGGTTTAATCCTCATATCCATGCTCTATTAACAGAAGGAGCATTAGATAAATATAAGCAGTGGAAGCATATTGGATATATTTCATATCCATATTTAAGAAAGTCATGGCAGAAAGTATTACTTAATATATTTCGAAAGTATTTCAAAGAGGACTTAAAGGTTCAGAATTTAGTAAGAGAACTGTATCAAAAATATCCTAATGGATTTTATGTAAATGCTGAATCTAGACTAATTAATGCTAGAGGTGCAACTAGATATATTGGTAGATATCTAGCACGTCCAGCTATGGCTGAATATAGAATACTAGAGTATGATGGTAAGAAGGTAAGGTTTTGGTATGAAGACCATAATACGAAAAAAAGAAAAGAATTACTGCTTGATGTATTAGACTTTATAGGTAGATTGATAATGCATGTACCTAAAAAGTATTTTAAGATGGTAAGAAGATATGGGTTATATAGTAGAGGTTTTAATAAAAAAGTAAAAAAGATAGTATCACTATGGAAATACATGAAGAAAAGACAGTTAAAACTAATAGTGGTAGAAAAGAAAAAAAGAGTAATGAGATGGCGAGAAAATATTATAAAAAGTTTTGATAGAGACCCATTAATATGTAGGAAATGTGGTTCGGAGATGGTATTATATGAGATATGGAGTCCTAAACATGATTTTATTTATCATTTTGAACATACAGATGAAAATGGACGACATATAAAAAGATATCCATGGGAGGAGGATCCTAGAATTGAAAGACGAAAAAGAGCGAGACAACTGGGAACTACCATTCCATTCCCCGGACCACCAAGAAGAATGGTATGTTTATAG
- a CDS encoding aspartate aminotransferase family protein, whose amino-acid sequence MSENLINVDDALQLKRDEVIEYYKKHVNPSLAKMFALLNFDRHYVRASGTSVWDSDGNEYLDFLGGYGALNLGHNPPAVLEAIKKVTELPNILQAGMGTMASAAAYNLSLLAPGELSNSFFCNSGTEAVEGAIKTAKIASGKSRVLYCRNSFHGKTMGSLSVTGREKYQKPFGPLVPGNELVDYGNLKALEVMLENNEYAAFIIEPIQGEGGINLPTDEYFKGVRELCTEHDVYFILDEIQTGFGRTGSLFACQQYDVVPDIMCLAKSLGGGVMPVGAFITTKEIWNKAYGGMDKALLHTSTFGGNTLAAAAAIAAMKELVDQDLSQQALEKGNYLLGKLNELAKEYDIIKEVRGRGLMIGLEFNQPDRGVLDKLSGGIVSKLSHEYMGSLVAGALHNEHHIITAYTLNNPNVIRFEPPLIVTYQELDKLVEALEDVFSRYKGLFGMAIKSAKTVIGGLFKK is encoded by the coding sequence ATGAGTGAAAATTTAATAAATGTTGATGATGCATTACAGTTAAAAAGGGATGAAGTGATAGAATATTACAAAAAACATGTAAATCCGTCACTGGCCAAGATGTTTGCTCTTCTCAATTTTGACAGGCATTATGTTCGTGCCAGTGGGACCAGTGTCTGGGATAGTGATGGCAATGAATACCTTGATTTCCTGGGAGGGTATGGGGCCTTGAATCTGGGCCATAATCCTCCAGCAGTTCTGGAGGCAATTAAGAAAGTAACAGAGCTGCCCAATATACTGCAGGCTGGTATGGGGACCATGGCCAGTGCTGCCGCCTATAACCTGAGTTTACTTGCACCGGGAGAATTAAGTAACAGTTTTTTTTGTAATAGTGGTACTGAAGCAGTAGAAGGGGCAATTAAAACAGCAAAAATTGCTTCCGGGAAGTCCAGGGTTCTTTATTGTAGGAATTCTTTTCATGGTAAAACAATGGGTTCACTTTCTGTAACAGGACGTGAAAAATACCAGAAACCGTTTGGCCCACTTGTTCCGGGTAATGAACTAGTTGATTATGGTAACCTTAAAGCCCTGGAAGTGATGCTTGAAAATAATGAGTATGCTGCCTTTATTATTGAACCAATACAGGGTGAAGGTGGTATCAATCTTCCAACAGATGAATATTTTAAAGGTGTCCGTGAGTTATGCACAGAACATGATGTGTATTTTATCCTGGATGAGATACAGACTGGTTTCGGCAGGACAGGGAGTCTTTTTGCCTGTCAACAATATGATGTAGTACCTGATATTATGTGTCTGGCCAAATCGCTTGGTGGTGGAGTGATGCCGGTAGGGGCTTTTATAACTACTAAAGAGATCTGGAATAAGGCTTATGGTGGAATGGATAAGGCCCTTTTACACACTTCTACTTTTGGCGGGAATACACTGGCTGCTGCGGCTGCTATTGCAGCTATGAAGGAATTAGTTGATCAGGATTTAAGTCAGCAGGCCCTTGAAAAGGGTAATTATCTCCTGGGGAAATTAAATGAACTTGCTAAAGAATATGATATAATAAAAGAGGTCAGGGGTAGGGGTCTAATGATTGGTCTTGAATTTAATCAACCAGATAGGGGTGTTCTTGATAAACTATCCGGGGGGATAGTTAGTAAACTCTCCCATGAATATATGGGTTCCCTGGTTGCCGGGGCTTTACATAATGAACACCATATTATCACAGCCTATACCCTGAACAATCCTAATGTAATCAGGTTTGAACCACCATTAATTGTTACTTATCAGGAACTTGATAAACTTGTCGAAGCCCTGGAAGATGTTTTTAGCCGGTATAAAGGCCTCTTCGGCATGGCAATAAAAAGTGCTAAAACAGTTATCGGGGGATTGTTTAAAAAATAG
- a CDS encoding glycosyltransferase family 4 protein, whose amino-acid sequence MRIGVFSDSYKPYLSGVVKSIESFSYQLRKKGHQVYIFAPDYPEAEKKKDVFRFRSLPVPTNDDFRLAIPISSHIIQQVKKLELDIIHTHSPFMMGWLGRHVAQKLSLPLVFTYHTLYGEYAHYAPFAKGLARKLVVKYSRDYCQTCDIVITPTEFVKKRLLSYGITTPVRTIPTGISLEPYQASNGKDIRERYKDSADEKLLLFVGRLGQEKNVELLIKSFKVVRENLSKCKLLIIGDGPERKKLARMSRELLVDDYVVFTGQLSHDKVIDYYCGCDLFVFPSVTETQGLVILEAMAGGMPVTAINAAGSSIMVDNNINGILTKDDYYLFANGIIDILTDEEKYKYLKENALKKAADLSMDKMVDRLIASYQETLSQQRAKKSLA is encoded by the coding sequence ATGAGGATTGGTGTTTTTAGTGATAGTTATAAACCATATCTTAGTGGGGTAGTAAAATCAATAGAGTCTTTTTCCTATCAGCTCAGGAAAAAAGGCCATCAGGTCTATATCTTTGCACCTGATTATCCAGAGGCTGAAAAGAAGAAGGATGTTTTTCGCTTTCGTTCTCTGCCTGTGCCGACAAATGATGATTTTCGTCTGGCTATTCCTATTTCCAGTCATATAATACAGCAGGTAAAGAAACTGGAGTTGGATATAATTCATACCCACTCACCATTTATGATGGGCTGGCTGGGGCGTCATGTGGCGCAGAAATTATCGCTCCCACTTGTTTTTACCTATCATACCCTGTATGGGGAATATGCCCACTATGCCCCTTTTGCTAAGGGGCTGGCCCGCAAGTTGGTTGTTAAATATAGTAGGGATTACTGTCAGACCTGTGATATAGTAATAACCCCTACTGAATTTGTTAAGAAAAGGCTCTTGTCTTATGGAATTACTACCCCTGTTAGGACTATTCCCACAGGTATAAGTCTGGAGCCATATCAAGCCAGTAATGGTAAAGATATAAGAGAAAGATATAAGGATTCCGCTGATGAAAAATTATTGTTATTTGTAGGTCGTCTGGGGCAGGAAAAGAATGTTGAGTTATTAATAAAATCTTTCAAGGTGGTTAGAGAGAATCTAAGTAAATGCAAATTATTGATTATTGGTGATGGACCTGAGCGAAAGAAATTGGCGAGGATGAGTCGTGAACTCTTAGTGGATGATTATGTTGTCTTCACAGGGCAACTAAGTCATGATAAGGTGATTGATTATTACTGTGGTTGTGACCTTTTTGTTTTTCCCTCAGTTACTGAGACCCAGGGTCTGGTAATTTTAGAGGCAATGGCAGGAGGGATGCCTGTAACAGCAATTAATGCTGCTGGTTCTTCCATTATGGTTGACAATAATATTAATGGGATATTGACTAAAGATGATTATTACCTCTTTGCTAATGGTATTATTGATATCTTGACCGATGAAGAGAAATATAAGTATCTAAAGGAAAATGCCCTTAAAAAAGCAGCAGACCTTTCCATGGATAAAATGGTTGATAGATTAATTGCCAGTTATCAGGAGACTTTATCTCAGCAAAGGGCTAAAAAATCACTGGCTTGA
- a CDS encoding TIGR03826 family flagellar region protein: MGLNLKNCPRCGKLFAKKGDSDLCPICADGEEEDFKKVKEFLWDNPNATIEVVHEKTGVSRERIIHFIREDRLIAEGLDLELLIECERCGELISHGRFCEKCQQELVSGFRTGKKTKRKKEPDQNDTENTRMYLFDRINRKNR, from the coding sequence ATGGGTTTAAATCTTAAGAACTGTCCTCGTTGTGGTAAATTGTTTGCCAAAAAGGGTGATAGTGACTTATGTCCGATTTGTGCTGATGGAGAAGAAGAGGATTTCAAGAAGGTTAAAGAATTTTTATGGGACAACCCCAATGCTACTATAGAAGTGGTTCATGAAAAGACTGGTGTTAGCAGAGAGAGGATCATACATTTTATTCGCGAAGATCGGTTGATTGCTGAGGGATTGGATCTAGAATTATTGATAGAATGTGAACGATGTGGTGAACTTATTTCCCATGGGCGTTTCTGTGAAAAGTGCCAGCAAGAGTTGGTATCAGGATTTAGGACTGGTAAAAAGACAAAGAGGAAGAAGGAGCCGGATCAAAATGATACTGAAAATACACGGATGTATTTATTTGACCGGATAAATAGAAAGAATAGATAA
- the flgM gene encoding flagellar biosynthesis anti-sigma factor FlgM — protein MRVYQANNQKVRYLDNNRQNKFKAQGAGKGSDKVLISKKALNIKDLQQDLAKIPEIREEKVQALKEQIQSGTYQVSARSIAQRLLNNDLE, from the coding sequence ATGCGTGTCTATCAGGCAAATAATCAGAAGGTCAGGTATCTGGATAATAATAGGCAGAACAAGTTCAAGGCCCAGGGGGCAGGTAAGGGTTCTGATAAGGTGCTTATCTCTAAAAAGGCTTTAAATATAAAAGACCTCCAGCAGGACCTGGCTAAAATACCTGAAATCAGGGAAGAAAAGGTTCAGGCCCTGAAAGAACAGATCCAGTCCGGGACATATCAGGTATCAGCCCGGTCTATTGCCCAGCGACTACTAAATAATGATCTGGAGTGA
- a CDS encoding flagellar protein FlgN, translating to MPLSEFKEIFKKEYEQYCILLDKAQSKQQAIMENDIDELAEIVSYEQEIIELIEELESKRHSFLNDFAAEKKAADTEFSFAELMAFMPEEREGMQELKADFLTVLDQLQQINEENKQLIEDSLKISEYSLELIRQAVGKENVYSKKDKSDSLRQTNHIINKKI from the coding sequence TTGCCCTTAAGTGAATTCAAAGAGATATTTAAAAAAGAATATGAGCAGTATTGTATCTTACTTGATAAGGCTCAGAGCAAGCAGCAGGCAATTATGGAAAACGACATAGATGAACTAGCAGAGATTGTTAGTTATGAACAGGAGATTATAGAACTGATTGAAGAACTAGAGTCGAAGAGACATTCCTTTTTAAATGATTTTGCTGCAGAGAAAAAAGCAGCTGATACAGAGTTTTCTTTTGCTGAACTAATGGCTTTTATGCCAGAAGAGAGAGAGGGGATGCAGGAGTTAAAGGCTGATTTCCTGACTGTTCTTGATCAACTACAGCAGATAAATGAAGAAAATAAACAGTTGATTGAGGATTCACTTAAAATTTCAGAGTATTCACTAGAGCTTATTAGACAGGCTGTGGGCAAAGAGAATGTATACAGTAAAAAGGATAAATCAGATTCATTGAGGCAGACAAATCACATAATTAATAAAAAAATATAA
- the fliS gene encoding flagellar export chaperone FliS — protein sequence MSVNPYQKYKNAQYETASPEQLLLMLYNGAIKFAGQARTALEEKNIEVANNKLKKTQDVINELMVSLDLDQGGEIASNLYSLYEYMNRRLIQANIRKDPKIVDEVVGLLSEIKESWEEVITKMRQGTIQSAGGLNIEG from the coding sequence ATGTCTGTTAATCCATATCAAAAGTACAAAAATGCCCAGTATGAAACAGCCAGTCCAGAACAGTTATTACTCATGTTATATAATGGTGCCATCAAATTTGCCGGTCAGGCCCGGACAGCATTGGAAGAAAAGAATATTGAAGTGGCCAATAATAAATTAAAAAAGACCCAGGATGTTATTAATGAACTGATGGTCTCTTTAGACTTGGACCAGGGTGGGGAGATAGCCAGTAACCTATATAGCCTATATGAATATATGAACCGGCGTTTAATTCAGGCTAATATCAGGAAAGACCCTAAAATTGTTGATGAGGTAGTGGGGCTTTTAAGTGAGATTAAGGAGTCCTGGGAAGAAGTAATTACTAAGATGAGACAGGGGACTATTCAATCAGCTGGGGGCTTAAACATTGAAGGATAA
- the flgN gene encoding flagellar export chaperone FlgN — translation MKDKRRYTKLSLLLDKKLGLFEELIKLSRKQTGVIEDENWDGLQSLLDKKEVLMQNADKLEEKLKPITEKIINNYDLNRDNWVEGIQGITEIPENIKSDIKKLDVMIRELKELHEQSVKDIEGKREELNEVMIKLQNGRRANNGYNNTQRIYSTFIDQKS, via the coding sequence TTGAAGGATAAAAGACGATATACTAAACTATCCCTATTGCTTGATAAAAAGTTGGGACTATTTGAGGAATTAATAAAACTATCCAGGAAACAAACAGGAGTTATTGAGGATGAAAACTGGGATGGGCTGCAGTCTCTACTTGATAAGAAAGAAGTACTAATGCAGAATGCAGATAAACTGGAAGAAAAGCTGAAACCTATTACTGAAAAAATTATTAACAATTACGATTTAAATAGAGACAACTGGGTAGAAGGTATTCAGGGGATCACGGAAATACCAGAAAATATTAAAAGCGATATAAAAAAATTGGATGTGATGATCAGGGAGTTAAAAGAACTACATGAGCAAAGCGTAAAAGATATCGAAGGGAAGAGAGAGGAACTAAACGAGGTCATGATCAAACTCCAGAATGGACGAAGAGCTAATAATGGGTACAATAATACCCAGAGAATATACTCAACTTTTATTGATCAAAAGAGTTGA
- a CDS encoding flagellar protein FlaG: protein MKVEGLDMPQQQLGVQHKQTEETSSIILKEHQKKENEGDFFNAELEEGVEELNNTVEALHQDLKFELHESSGRMMVEVINLDNKEVIKEIPPREVLDMLGRIREMVGLLLDEKI, encoded by the coding sequence GTGAAAGTTGAAGGTTTAGATATGCCCCAACAGCAGCTGGGGGTACAGCACAAGCAGACTGAAGAGACAAGCAGTATTATTCTTAAGGAGCATCAAAAGAAAGAAAATGAAGGTGATTTCTTTAATGCTGAATTAGAAGAAGGTGTTGAGGAACTCAATAATACTGTAGAGGCCTTACATCAGGATTTGAAATTTGAGCTGCATGAAAGTTCAGGAAGAATGATGGTCGAGGTTATTAATCTGGATAATAAAGAGGTAATCAAGGAAATTCCACCCCGGGAAGTACTTGATATGCTCGGCCGTATCAGGGAGATGGTCGGCCTGCTATTAGATGAGAAAATATAA
- a CDS encoding flagellar protein FlgN, whose translation MTADSKKIWEILKREYQLYQSIYQLVQQKQDIIIAEDLEGLEGLVKKEEKLLVEVQGLEEARLELLDANLDSRLPQLGEADKQKLDDLKKQLLSLTLKLKEQNLLNTQLIEDSLTLVNIKLNLVKNNANTKTYSKKGLVKKSGSTFVNRRA comes from the coding sequence ATGACAGCTGATTCGAAGAAAATATGGGAGATATTAAAAAGAGAATATCAGTTATACCAGTCTATCTATCAGCTGGTTCAACAGAAACAGGATATTATTATAGCAGAGGATTTAGAAGGGCTGGAAGGGCTTGTAAAAAAAGAAGAAAAACTCCTGGTTGAAGTCCAGGGACTGGAGGAAGCAAGATTAGAGCTGCTAGATGCTAATCTGGACAGTAGATTGCCCCAGTTGGGAGAAGCAGACAAACAAAAATTAGATGACTTAAAAAAGCAACTACTATCTTTAACACTTAAACTAAAAGAACAGAATCTATTAAATACCCAACTCATAGAAGATTCACTTACTTTAGTAAATATTAAATTAAATCTGGTTAAGAACAATGCTAATACAAAGACCTATAGTAAAAAGGGATTAGTCAAGAAATCCGGGAGTACTTTTGTTAATAGAAGGGCATAG
- the flgK gene encoding flagellar hook-associated protein FlgK produces MSSTFGGVELGKRALQTQQKSMSVAGHNIANAANENYSRQRAIQSTTIPYTSPSLYSSTGAGQVGTGVYVKEISRMRDQFIDNRIWYENQGLGAWNIRKENLQQIEGIYNELDEGSLKSSLDDFFQYFSNLVGADPESSDSTRGAIIQQAVTLTTQMNHINASLMEFREHLGSEIENKISKVNNLTSKIADLNKQIKAIEADTTKAANDLCDERDALIDDLSKMIDIQVTIDSENQAQVSLNGIGIVHGDDSRKIIAEANDVSRTSADGKRTYNDGEFDKYTFTIDGNEAHIDSGEIYGLMTVREEIADQKMNKLDLLAESLIEEVNALHRTGYGKSDLGMTEMVSAEQTNTADPLDGNTSTIQVLVNDGTTTTTTDITINSGDSLADIASNINSVANVTATVNGDRLEIESAAGYTIDIVDRSTDDEVNAIEELGLRGTGAGRDFFSGSDASSITVSDQILDHPENIAASSLAADSDGKKGNDYVGNQSIALKIAQLATETSVSGLGNATFNEFWQTQASQLGVKISGAKAMENNQKVLLGSLEEKKQEVSGVSLDEEFTEMIKFQHGYNAASKVVSIMDEMLDTLINGII; encoded by the coding sequence ATGTCGTCAACATTTGGTGGAGTAGAATTAGGTAAAAGGGCACTACAGACCCAGCAGAAATCAATGAGTGTAGCTGGGCATAATATTGCCAATGCCGCTAATGAAAATTATTCACGGCAGCGGGCGATTCAAAGCACAACTATTCCTTATACCTCCCCATCATTATATAGTAGTACAGGGGCAGGACAGGTAGGTACTGGTGTCTATGTTAAGGAAATATCGAGGATGAGGGATCAATTTATTGATAACCGTATTTGGTATGAAAACCAGGGTTTAGGTGCCTGGAATATCAGGAAAGAAAACCTGCAGCAGATAGAGGGTATTTATAATGAATTGGATGAGGGAAGTCTCAAAAGTAGTTTAGACGATTTCTTTCAGTATTTTAGTAATTTGGTTGGAGCTGATCCTGAAAGTAGTGATTCTACCAGGGGAGCGATAATTCAGCAGGCTGTTACTCTGACAACCCAGATGAATCATATTAATGCTTCTTTGATGGAGTTCAGGGAGCATTTAGGTAGTGAAATAGAGAATAAAATTTCGAAGGTCAATAATTTGACTTCAAAGATTGCTGACTTGAATAAACAGATTAAGGCGATTGAGGCAGATACAACTAAAGCTGCCAATGACCTCTGTGATGAAAGAGATGCCTTAATTGATGACCTTTCCAAAATGATTGATATTCAAGTGACGATTGACAGTGAAAACCAGGCCCAGGTCAGTTTAAATGGGATTGGCATTGTCCATGGTGATGATTCCAGGAAAATTATTGCCGAGGCTAATGATGTCAGTAGAACATCTGCTGACGGCAAGAGGACTTATAATGATGGTGAATTTGATAAATACACCTTTACCATTGATGGTAATGAGGCTCATATTGATAGTGGTGAAATATATGGTTTGATGACTGTCCGTGAAGAGATAGCTGACCAGAAGATGAACAAGCTGGACCTTCTGGCTGAAAGTTTAATTGAGGAAGTCAATGCCCTGCATAGGACAGGATATGGTAAAAGTGACCTGGGCATGACAGAGATGGTTTCAGCAGAACAGACAAATACAGCAGATCCCCTTGACGGGAATACTAGTACTATTCAGGTTTTAGTAAATGATGGTACTACTACAACTACTACTGATATAACTATTAATAGTGGTGACAGTCTGGCAGATATAGCCAGCAATATTAATTCAGTTGCTAATGTTACTGCAACTGTTAATGGAGACAGGTTGGAGATTGAGAGTGCAGCTGGTTATACAATAGATATTGTTGACCGGAGTACTGATGATGAAGTTAATGCCATTGAAGAGTTGGGGTTAAGGGGTACTGGGGCAGGGCGTGATTTCTTTTCTGGTAGTGATGCCTCCAGTATAACAGTCAGTGACCAGATCTTAGATCATCCAGAAAATATTGCAGCATCCTCTCTGGCCGCCGATTCTGACGGTAAGAAAGGAAATGACTATGTAGGTAACCAGTCTATTGCCTTAAAGATTGCCCAGTTAGCAACAGAGACCTCTGTTTCAGGCTTAGGTAATGCTACATTTAATGAATTTTGGCAGACCCAGGCCAGTCAGCTGGGTGTTAAGATCAGTGGGGCCAAGGCAATGGAGAATAATCAGAAGGTATTACTCGGTTCCCTGGAAGAGAAGAAACAGGAGGTATCCGGGGTTTCACTGGATGAAGAATTTACGGAAATGATTAAGTTTCAGCACGGCTATAATGCTGCTTCCAAGGTTGTTTCAATTATGGATGAGATGTTGGATACTTTAATTAATGGAATAATATAG